A part of Miscanthus floridulus cultivar M001 chromosome 6, ASM1932011v1, whole genome shotgun sequence genomic DNA contains:
- the LOC136458185 gene encoding uncharacterized protein, whose product MLLKSCSHSATVASYSTISIQALSLTQAKRASATSPLNQTKKKEGMDRTYKGGIKAYWKRRGYYRIDAAAAQRRPPLPTAELGGGGVAQAPEDGSGRRNRRRRGWRVRRGQLGRRLLSALSPRRWLMRLCDAYVSAMLRLASSPAVVGYGAGGPYCATATHGHGAAVQLKEYDEKVLVEIYRSILARGGPLPIAGDGAGAPAAPTLRLPTAV is encoded by the coding sequence ATGCTCCTTAAATCCTGCTCCCATTCTGCTACCGTCGCGTCGTACAGCACCATTTCCATACAGGCGCTCTCTCTGACGCAAGCGAAACGAGCTTCGGCCACCTCCCCACTCAATCAAACAAAGAAGAAGGAAGGCATGGACCGCACCTACAAGGGCGGCATCAAGGCGTACTGGAAGCGCCGGGGCTACTACCGCATCGACGCCGCCGCAGCGCAGCGCCGCCCGCCACTCCCCACCGCGGAGCTCGGAGGCGGTGGCGTCGCCCAGGCCCCGGAGGATGGCTCCGGCCGGCGCAATCGCCGTCGCCGCGGGTGGCGCGTGCGGCGCGGCCAGCTGGGGCGGCGGCTGCTTTCCGCGCTGTCGCCGCGCCGGTGGCTCATGCGGCTCTGCGACGCCTACGTGTCCGCCATGCTGCGGCTGGCGTCCTCCCCCGCCGTCGTTGGGTACGGCGCCGGCGGGCCCTACTGCGCCACGGCGACCCACGGCCACGGGGCGGCCGTGCAGCTCAAGGAGTACGACGAGAAGGTGCTGGTGGAGATCTACAGGTCCATCCTCGCGCGCGGCGGGCCTCTCCCCatcgccggcgacggcgccggtgCGCCTGCCGCCCCCACGCTACGGCTACCGACGGCTGTTTGA
- the LOC136458186 gene encoding anther-specific protein SF18-like, translating to MAALLLLLLLPLLLAAGLGFGNADPAPATIVLKDGTTCTLCASCDNPCNPSYYPPPSPPPAPVATPCPPTTPSYPSPSGGGGGGGGGPIIYSSPPPPAGSGGVGGGGFYYPPPTGGSAWSSGGGGGSQEGGMYPTPPPPNPFLPYFPFYFYNPPPPSPLHSSGAWAVTTAASSLLALLLTSMLLLW from the coding sequence ATGGcagctctcctcctcctcctcctcctcccgctcctcctcgccgccggccTCGGCTTCGGCAATGCCGACCCGGCGCCAGCCACCATCGTGCTCAAGGACGGCACCACCTGCACCCTGTGCGCGTCGTGCGACAACCCCTGCAACCCGTCCTACTACCCGCCCCCGTCCCCTCCCCCGGCGCCGGTCGCCACGCCCTGCCCGCCCACCACGCCGTCCTATCCTTCCCCctccggcggaggcggcggcggaggaggaggcccCATCATCTACTCGTCCCCACCACCTCCTGCTGGTTCCGGCGGCGTTGGTGGCGGAGGCTTCTACTACCCACCGCCCACCGGCGGATCTGCTTGGTccagcggcggaggcggcgggtcGCAAGAGGGCGGTATGTACCCGACGCCGCCCCCGCCCAACCCGTTCCTGCCCTACTTCCCCTTCTACTTCTAcaacccgccgccgccgtcgccgttgcaCTCATCCGGCGCGTGGGCCGTGACGACGGCCGCCTCGTCGTTGCTGGCGCTGCTCCTCACCAGCATGCTGCTGCTGTGGTAG